A segment of the Desulfuromonas acetoxidans DSM 684 genome:
GCGCCTATCGCTGACATTACGACATCGGTTGATCCGGCTGCGGTGGATATCTCCGGTAGTGTTGTGCCCAATGTCATTACTGAAGGTAGCTTGTCTCCAACCGCTGAGGTTCAGAGCGGTGATTTGTCTGGATTGGTTACAGGTGGCACCTTAACTTTCAATTTTGCAGATAGTACTTTCGTTGATTTTAACGGACTTACGATTAACAATGATGGCGATATTGAAGGAGAATTGGATGGTGTCAGTGCTGGTCCCGATAGCGGAGGTAGCACGATCTGGACTCTTTCCGTCACAGGTACGACTTATACGTTGACCCAGACGGGCGGCACCTTTCGTGATACTGGTGGAAATGCGACGATAAATGCACCATCAGGAACACCTCCAGATGATCAAGTCTCCACCGTAACAACATCCTATGGCCCTGATACGCCAGAAGTGCAACAGCTCGACTTGAGTGCTGTGACAGTTGGTTCCGGCGACTCACTGACATTTACGGTTGGTGGTTCGGATTATACCTTTACCAACAGCACTGCTGGAGATCTGACGGGTGCTGGTCTAGTGGATGAGATCGTCAATGGCACAGGTGGTTCAACCGTTCTGTCCATTGCCAATTACACGCTCACGGATGAGGGCAGTGCTGTTTTACAGTTTGCGCAGAATTCAGGAACCGCATCCAATATTGATCCGATTGACACGGCTCTCGACGAAGCCGCATCTGCCGGACCCACCGGTTCGGAAACGGTTGCCGGAATTGCTGCCGCACCCGCCCAGGCTGAAATCCAGAACTTGAATTTAAGTGCGGTGACCGTTTACGCCGGTCAGGATATGACCTTCAGCGTTGATGGTACCGATTACACGTTCACCAACAGCTCTGGTGGTGACTTGACTGCCGCCTCATTGGTGGATGAAATTGTTAACGGAACGAGTGGCTCGACTGCGCTGTCTGTGACCAATTACACCTTGAGCGATGCAGGTGGTGGCACTCTGACCTTTACTCAGGATGCCGGTAATGAGTCTAACATCGGTGCGATCTCTGCAACCACCCAAGGTGCGGTCAGTGGAACCTACACCCTCGATTTTGATGGGGGGACTGTTCTCGATGTTGCAGCAGTGTCCAGCAATGACATCACGGCACAGGATGTTGTTGATGCCATTAATGACGATGTGGCGGTTGGTGCTTCGTACAGTGCGGCATTGACAGATAGTGGTCAGGTTGAAATCACCAAGACCGATGGCACTGCCTTTACTCTGGCGGAAACCATTGATACCGATGGTTCAACCCCACTGGCAACCTCTGCCGGTCTTGCCGAAGTTGGAACGACCGCCTCAGAGTACAATGGTCAGATCTCTCTGGACAGCACAACGGATATCTCCATTGAAGAAGGAACCACGGGCGCTTTGGCTGCTGCTGGCCTTGACAGTGCCGGTAACGCCACGACCACCATTGATCAAGTTGATGTATCAACGCGTGAAGGTGCTACGACAGCGATCAGTTCCGTTGATGCTGCTTTGGCTCAAATCGACACGATTCGTGGTGATCTCGGTGCGGTTCAGAACCGTTTTGAATCCACCATTGCCAATTTGCAAAATGTTGCTGAGAACCTCTCAGCGGCGCGGTCGCGGATTCTCGACGCGGATG
Coding sequences within it:
- a CDS encoding flagellin; protein product: MTFSVDGTDYTFTNSSGGDLTAASLVDEIVNGTSGSTALSVTNYTLSDAGGGTLTFTQDAGNESNIGAISATTQGAVSGTYTLDFDGGTVLDVAAVSSNDITAQDVVDAINDDVAVGASYSAALTDSGQVEITKTDGTAFTLAETIDTDGSTPLATSAGLAEVGTTASEYNGQISLDSTTDISIEEGTTGALAAAGLDSAGNATTTIDQVDVSTREGATTAISSVDAALAQIDTIRGDLGAVQNRFESTIANLQNVAENLSAARSRILDADVAEETSNMTKQNILQQAGVSILAQANQAPQLALSLLG